From a single Solenopsis invicta isolate M01_SB chromosome 6, UNIL_Sinv_3.0, whole genome shotgun sequence genomic region:
- the LOC105207327 gene encoding juvenile hormone epoxide hydrolase 1-like isoform X1 has protein sequence MPLMACTGLLQRYNIIDSRSFYVAHDSCIMWKTTTVLFLVTCGIAIFLQSSPTDVPDLPETFWGPEKNKEASKEVRPFAINVKQPVIDDLNERLANRRELREPLEGTAWTYGISTTYLKDVLEYWRTKYNWTERAALLNKYPQYMTNIQGLDIHFYHVKPQIPAERKNIKVYPLLIMHGWAGSVVEFQKIIPMLTTPRADKHFVFEVIAPSLPGFGFSQAAVRPGLATPQIAVIFKNLMLRLGFNQFYIQGGDWGSVVASHLGAFFPDNILGSHMNLCIVLSKSNMLWRLIGALIPSLVVESKYADRMYPLGHYMSFFLEESGYFHIQATKPDTIGTAVSASPVALAAYILEKFSTLTNPEYRLRQDGGLLEKFTLDELLDNLMLYWVTNSLTTSVRLYSEQFTKAYIASRIDELPVEVPVACAVFPHEIVYTPESLLRKKYINLIQMNHLPRGGHFAALEEPALLADDIFKFVHTVEETKRKNIAKNMPNKEKKIKVPTKI, from the exons ATGCCGTTAATGGCATGCACTGGACTGTTGCAGCGCTATAACATTATTGATAGTCGTTCGTTCTACGTTGCACACGACAGTTGCATAATGTGGAAGACGACGACTGTGCTCTTCCTCGTTACCTGTGGCATAGCCATTTTTCTTCA GAGCAGTCCTACAGACGTGCCCGACTTGCCTGAGACATTTTGGGGAccggaaaaaaataaagaagccTCGAAAGAAGTACGACCTTTTGCTATCAATGTGAAACAGCCG GTAATTGACGACCTAAATGAACGACTAGCAAATAGAAGAGAATTAAGAGAGCCGTTGGAAGGTACTGCATGGACTTACGGCATCAGTACGACGTACTTGAAGGATGTTCTTGAATATTGgagaacaaaatataattggACTGAGCGGGCGGCGTTGCTCAATAAGTATCCCCAATACATGACTAATATACaag GTCTGGACATACATTTTTATCACGTGAAACCTCAGATCCCAGCTGAACgaaaaaacataaaagtttaTCCATTACTGATTATGCACGGTTGGGCAGGATCCGTGGTGGAATTCCAGAAAATTATTCCCATGTTAACGACACCGCGTGCTGACAAGCACTTTGTGTTTGAGGTAATCGCACCTTCGCTTCCTGGATTTGGATTCTCGCAAGCTGCCGTACGACCAGGACTGGCCACACCGCAG ATAGCTGTTATATTCAAAAACCTTATGCTGCGTCTCggttttaatcaattttacatCCAGGGCGGAGATTGGGGCAGCGTGGTTGCTTCTCATTTAGGTGCTTTTTTCCCAGACAA CATTCTTGGCAGTCATATGAACTTGTGTATAGTTTTAAGTAAATCTAATATGCTATGGAGATTGATCGGTGCGCTTATCCCATCGCTCGTTGTCGAAAGCAAATATGCTGACAGAATGTATCCTTTGGGACATTACATGAGTTTCTTCCTTGAGGAATCTGGATACTTTCATATACAAGCTACTAAACCAGATACTATAG gtaCTGCTGTGTCAGCCTCGCCAGTCGCATTAGCAGCTTACATTTTGGAAAAGTTTAGTACATTAACAAATCCAGAGTACAGGCTCCGTCAGGATGGCGGTCTCCTCGAGAAATTCACGTTAGATGAGCTTTTGGATAATCTCATGCTTTATTGGGTTACCAACTCTCTGACTACGAGTGTACGACTTTATTCCGAACAATTCACGAAGGCTTATATAGCGAGCAGAATAGATGa ATTGCCTGTTGAAGTGCCAGTAGCGTGTGCGGTATTTCCTCACGAGATAGTGTATACACCGGAAAGTCTCcttcgtaaaaaatatattaatctgaTTCAAATGAATCATTTACCCCGCGGAGGTCATTTCGCCGCATTGGAAGAGCCGGCTCTCTTAGCGgatgatatatttaaatttgtgcaCACGGTTGAAGAGACCAAGAGGaaaaatattgctaaaaatATGCCAaacaaagagaagaaaataaagGTGCCTACGAAAATTTGA
- the LOC105207327 gene encoding juvenile hormone epoxide hydrolase 1-like isoform X2: MACTGLLQRYNIIDSRSFYVAHDSCIMWKTTTVLFLVTCGIAIFLHPTDVPDLPETFWGPEKNKEASKEVRPFAINVKQPVIDDLNERLANRRELREPLEGTAWTYGISTTYLKDVLEYWRTKYNWTERAALLNKYPQYMTNIQGLDIHFYHVKPQIPAERKNIKVYPLLIMHGWAGSVVEFQKIIPMLTTPRADKHFVFEVIAPSLPGFGFSQAAVRPGLATPQIAVIFKNLMLRLGFNQFYIQGGDWGSVVASHLGAFFPDNILGSHMNLCIVLSKSNMLWRLIGALIPSLVVESKYADRMYPLGHYMSFFLEESGYFHIQATKPDTIGTAVSASPVALAAYILEKFSTLTNPEYRLRQDGGLLEKFTLDELLDNLMLYWVTNSLTTSVRLYSEQFTKAYIASRIDELPVEVPVACAVFPHEIVYTPESLLRKKYINLIQMNHLPRGGHFAALEEPALLADDIFKFVHTVEETKRKNIAKNMPNKEKKIKVPTKI; encoded by the exons ATGGCATGCACTGGACTGTTGCAGCGCTATAACATTATTGATAGTCGTTCGTTCTACGTTGCACACGACAGTTGCATAATGTGGAAGACGACGACTGTGCTCTTCCTCGTTACCTGTGGCATAGCCATTTTTCTTCA TCCTACAGACGTGCCCGACTTGCCTGAGACATTTTGGGGAccggaaaaaaataaagaagccTCGAAAGAAGTACGACCTTTTGCTATCAATGTGAAACAGCCG GTAATTGACGACCTAAATGAACGACTAGCAAATAGAAGAGAATTAAGAGAGCCGTTGGAAGGTACTGCATGGACTTACGGCATCAGTACGACGTACTTGAAGGATGTTCTTGAATATTGgagaacaaaatataattggACTGAGCGGGCGGCGTTGCTCAATAAGTATCCCCAATACATGACTAATATACaag GTCTGGACATACATTTTTATCACGTGAAACCTCAGATCCCAGCTGAACgaaaaaacataaaagtttaTCCATTACTGATTATGCACGGTTGGGCAGGATCCGTGGTGGAATTCCAGAAAATTATTCCCATGTTAACGACACCGCGTGCTGACAAGCACTTTGTGTTTGAGGTAATCGCACCTTCGCTTCCTGGATTTGGATTCTCGCAAGCTGCCGTACGACCAGGACTGGCCACACCGCAG ATAGCTGTTATATTCAAAAACCTTATGCTGCGTCTCggttttaatcaattttacatCCAGGGCGGAGATTGGGGCAGCGTGGTTGCTTCTCATTTAGGTGCTTTTTTCCCAGACAA CATTCTTGGCAGTCATATGAACTTGTGTATAGTTTTAAGTAAATCTAATATGCTATGGAGATTGATCGGTGCGCTTATCCCATCGCTCGTTGTCGAAAGCAAATATGCTGACAGAATGTATCCTTTGGGACATTACATGAGTTTCTTCCTTGAGGAATCTGGATACTTTCATATACAAGCTACTAAACCAGATACTATAG gtaCTGCTGTGTCAGCCTCGCCAGTCGCATTAGCAGCTTACATTTTGGAAAAGTTTAGTACATTAACAAATCCAGAGTACAGGCTCCGTCAGGATGGCGGTCTCCTCGAGAAATTCACGTTAGATGAGCTTTTGGATAATCTCATGCTTTATTGGGTTACCAACTCTCTGACTACGAGTGTACGACTTTATTCCGAACAATTCACGAAGGCTTATATAGCGAGCAGAATAGATGa ATTGCCTGTTGAAGTGCCAGTAGCGTGTGCGGTATTTCCTCACGAGATAGTGTATACACCGGAAAGTCTCcttcgtaaaaaatatattaatctgaTTCAAATGAATCATTTACCCCGCGGAGGTCATTTCGCCGCATTGGAAGAGCCGGCTCTCTTAGCGgatgatatatttaaatttgtgcaCACGGTTGAAGAGACCAAGAGGaaaaatattgctaaaaatATGCCAaacaaagagaagaaaataaagGTGCCTACGAAAATTTGA
- the LOC105204042 gene encoding juvenile hormone epoxide hydrolase 1: MTLIDVRVGYLNAALSITLVLHPASSDMVQNRRRMWKATIVLFLVTCSIAIFFRSNPIDVPELPDTFWGPERNKGASKEVRPFTIVAQQSVIDDLNERLAKRRELREPLEDTAWTYGISTTYLKDVLEYWRTKYNWTERVALLNKYPQYMTNIQGLDIHFYHVKPQIPAEQKNIKVYPLLIMHGWAGSVVEFQKIIPMLTTPRADKDFVFEVIAPSLPGFGFSQAAVRPGLATPQIAVIFKNLMLRLGFNQFYIQGGDWGSVVASHLGAFFPDNILGNHMNLCIVLSKPNFLWRLIGALIPSLVVKSEYADRIYPLGHYMSFFLEESGYFHIQATKPDTIGTAVSASPVALAAYILEKFSTVTNPEYRLRQDGGLLEKFTLDELLDNLMLYWVTNSLTTSVRLYSEQFTKAYIASRIDELPVEVPVACAVFPHEIVYTPESLLREKYINLVQMNHLPRGGHFAALEEPALLADDIFKFVHTVEETKKKNMATNMPNKEKKIKKPTEI; encoded by the exons ATGACACTAATAGACGTCCGGGTAGGatatctgaacgcagccctgtCTATAACACTAGTCCTTCATCCTGCTTCATCCGACATGGTACAAAACAGACGCAGAATGTGGAAAGCGACGATCGTGCTCTTTCTCGTTACCTGTAGCATAGCGATTTTTTTTCG GAGTAATCCTATAGACGTACCTGAATTGCCAGATACATTTTGGGGACCGGAAAGAAACAAAGGAGCCTCAAAAGAAGTACGACCTTTTACTATCGTTGCGCAGCAGTCG GTAATTGACGACCTAAATGAACGGCTAGCAAAAAGAAGAGAATTACGAGAGCCATTGGAAGATACTGCATGGACGTACGGCATCAGTACGACGTACTTGAAGGATGTTCTTGAATATTGGAGAACAAAGTATAATTGGACTGAGCGGGTGGCGTTGCTCAATAAGTATCCCCAATACATGACTAATATACAag GTCTGGACATACATTTTTATCACGTGAAACCTCAGATCCCAGCGGaacaaaaaaacataaaagtttaTCCATTACTGATTATGCACGGTTGGGCAGGATCCGTGGTGGAATTCCAGAAAATTATTCCCATGTTAACGACACCGCGTGCTGACAAGGACTTTGTGTTTGAGGTAATCGCACCTTCGCTTCCTGGATTTGGATTCTCGCAAGCTGCCGTACGACCAGGATTGGCCACACCGCAG ATAGCTGTTATATTCAAAAACCTTATGCTGCGTCTCggttttaatcaattttacatCCAGGGCGGAGACTGGGGCAGCGTGGTTGCTTCTCATTTAGGTGCTTTTTTCCCAGACAA CATTCTTGGCAATCATATGAACTTGTGTATAGTTTTGAGCAAGCCCAATTTCCTATGGAGATTAATCGGTGCACTTATCCCATCGCTCGTTGTCAAAAGCGAATATGCCGACAGAATATATCCTTTGGGACATTATATGAGTTTCTTTCTTGAGGAATCTGGATACTTTCATATACAAGCTACTAAACCAGATACTATAG gtaCTGCTGTGTCAGCCTCACCAGTCGCATTAGCAGCTTACATTTTGGAAAAGTTTAGTACAGTGACGAATCCAGAGTACAGACTCCGTCAAGATGGTGGTCTCCTCGAGAAATTCACGTTAGATGAGCTTTTGGATAATCTCATGCTTTATTGGGTTACCAACTCTCTAACTACGAGTGTACGGCTTTATTCCGAACAATTCACGAAGGCTTATATAGCGAGCAGAATAGATGa ATTGCCTGTTGAAGTGCCAGTAGCGTGTGCGGTATTTCCTCACGAGATAGTGTATACACCGGAAAGTCTCCttcgtgaaaaatatattaatctggTTCAAATGAATCATTTACCGCGCGGAGGTCATTTCGCTGCATTGGAAGAGCCGGCTCTCTTAGCGgatgatatatttaaatttgtacacACGGTTGAAGAGACCAAGAAGAAAAATATGGCTACAAATATGCCAaacaaagagaagaaaataaagaagcCTACGGAAATTTGA
- the LOC105204041 gene encoding juvenile hormone epoxide hydrolase 1, whose translation MGYILPTIITFMCSSALYAVVKYFSKSSSRKVQKFPKIPETFWKKYEEEGEEITDVIKPYNVTFSPEFVEDLKTRLKNTNKDNDKSDDLMQELLNYWANSYDFKKCEIYINKYPHFTTNIQGLDIHYIHVKPNIHSKGKKIFPLLMLHGWPSSIIEFYKIIPLLTCSKSEYNFIFEVIVPSLPGFGFSDAPMSHDDFSCIDMSVVLKNLMLRLGHNKFYVHGGDWGIFISRIMSTLFPEHVLGTHCNVCALKKFGKVPSYSNLIEITKQVISSKKFQTDTQYFQLQAIKPETNGVAFNDSPAALATYIIEKSLIATKYSKINRQFLEIYSYDDLINNLMIYWTSKSITTAMKVYAEQFTESNSELIKELLNLDGVNVPCDFSYYLSKVPRTSVLRRINKNFMDIIYSQENGRFPAIEEPRLFAEDIYFKINKMKTI comes from the exons ATGGGCTATATTTTACCGACTATAATTACTTTCATGTGCTCTTCTGCGTTATATGCTGTAGTGAAATATTTCTCGAAAAGTTCATCTCGAAAAGTtcagaaatttccaaaaataccGGAGACGTTCTGGAAGAAATACGAAGAAGAAGGTGAAGAGATTACCGATGTTATCAAACCGTATAACGTCACTTTTTCTCCAGag TTTGTAGAAGATTTAAAGACtcgattaaaaaatactaacaaaGACAATGATAAAAGTGATGATCTTATGCAGGAACTTTTAAATTACTGGGCAAACAGTTACGATTTTAAAAAGtgcgaaatatatataaataagtatcCGCATTTTACAACTAACATTCaag GTTTAGATATTCATTATATTCATGTGAAACCAAACATCCActctaaaggaaaaaaaattttcccgcTGTTGATGTTACACGGTTGGCCCAGCTCCATAATAGAATTTTACAAGATTATACCGTTACTGACATGTTCAAaatcagaatataattttatattcgaaGTTATAGTACCTTCTTTGCCTGGATTTGGTTTCTCTGATGCACCCATGTCACATGACGATTTTTCGTGTATCGACATGAGTGtggtattaaaaaatcttatgcTAAGACTAGGGCACAACAAATTTTACGTTCACGGTGGCGATTGGGGCATTTTTATCAGTCGCATTATGTCAACTTTATTTCCGGAACA CGTGTTGGGAACACATTGCAATGTctgtgcattaaaaaaatttgggaaAGTTCCTTCATATTCGAATTTGATAGAAATTACTAAACAAGTAATATCatcgaaaaaatttcaaacagacACCCAATATTTTCAACTTCAAGCTATAAAACCGGAGACAAATG GAGTCGCTTTCAATGATTCACCTGCCGCTTTAGCGACATACATTATCGAAAAATCCTTGATTGCCACTAAGTATTCCAAGATAAATAGACAATTTCTGGAAATATATTCTTATGATGATTTGATTAATAATCTAATGATTTACTGGACATCAAAGAGCATAACTACAGCCATGAAAGTATATGCCGAACAGTTTACCGAATCGAACAGTGAACTCATAaaagaacttttaaattt aGATGGAGTAAATGTTCCCTGCGATTTTTCATATTATCTAAGCAAAGTCCCAAGAACATCAGTACtaagaagaataaataaaaattttatggacATTATTTATTCACAGGAAAATGGTCGTTTTCCAGCGATTGAAGAACCTCGGCTTTTTGCAGaggatatttatttcaaaatcaacaaaatgaaaacaatataa
- the LOC105204040 gene encoding juvenile hormone epoxide hydrolase 1, with translation MWKTTTVLFLVTCGIAIFLRNNPINIPDLPDVFWGPEKNKGVSKEVRPFAVVVQQPVIDDLNERLAKRRELREPLEDSAWTYGISTTYLKDVLEYWRTKYNWTERVALLNKYPQYVTNIQGLDIHFYHVKPNIPAERKNIKVYPLLIMHGWPGSVVEFQKIIPMLTTLRADKDFAFEVIAPSLPGYGFSQAAVRPGLATPQIAVIMKNLMLRLGFNKFYVQGGDWGSDIASKLASLFPDNIAGSHMNMCVGNFMSKSSMLWTLIGSYFPSLVVESEYADRMYPLGHHMSRLLEESGYMHLQASKPDTIGTAVSASPVALAAYILEKFSTWTNPEYKFRQDGGLLEKFTLDELLDNLMLYWVTNSLTTSVRLYSEQFATAHMSSRIDELTVEVPSACAIFPYELAYTPESLLREKYTNLVQINHLPRGGHFAAFEEPALLADDIFKFVHTVEETKKKNMAKNMPNKEKKIKEPTKI, from the exons ATGTGGAAGACGACGACCGTGCTCTTCCTCGTTACCTGTGGGATAGCTATTTTTCTTCG GAATAATCCTATAAACATACCCGATTTGCCAGATGTATTTTGGGGACCGGAAAAAAACAAAGGAGTATCAAAAGAAGTACGACCTTTTGCTGTCGTTGTGCAGCAGCCG GTAATTGACGACCTAAATGAACGGCTAGCAAAAAGAAGGGAATTAAGAGAGCCATTGGAAGATAGTGCATGGACTTACGGCATCAGTACGACGTACTTGAAGGATGTTCTTGAATATTGGAGAACAAAATATAACTGGACTGAGCGGGTTGCGTTGCTCAATAAGTATCCTCAATACGTGACTAATATACAAG GTCTGgacatacatttttatcatgTGAAACCCAATATCCCGGCGGAACGGAAAAACATAAAGGTTTATCCATTACTGATTATGCACGGTTGGCCAGGATCCGTGGTGGAATTCCAGAAAATTATTCCCATGTTAACGACACTGCGTGCTGACAAGGACTTTGCGTTTGAGGTAATCGCACCTTCGCTTCCGGGATATGGATTCTCGCAAGCGGCCGTACGACCAGGATTGGCCACACCGCAg ATAGCTGTTATAATGAAAAACCTTATGTTGCGTCTtggttttaataaattttacgtccAAGGCGGAGACTGGGGCAGCGACATTGCTTCTAAGTTAGCTTCTCTTTTCCCAGACAA CATTGCTGGTAGTCATATGAATATGTGTGTGGGCAATTTTATGAGCAAGTCCAGTATGCTGTGGACTTTGATCGGTTCGTATTTTCCATCGCTCGTTGTCGAGAGCGAATATGCTGACAGAATGTATCCTTTGGGACATCACATGAGTCGATTGCTTGAGGAATCTGGATACATGCATTTACAAGCTAGTAAACCAGATACTATAG gtaCTGCTGTGTCAGCCTCGCCAGTCGCATTAGCAGCTTACATTTTGGAAAAGTTTAGTACATGGACGAATCCAGAGTACAAATTCCGTCAGGATGGCGGTCTCCTCGAGAAATTCACGTTAGATGAGCTTTTGGATAATCTCATGCTTTATTGGGTTACCAACTCTCTGACTACGAGTGTACGACTTTATTCCGAACAATTTGCGACGGCTCATATGTCGAGCAGAATAGACGA ATTAACTGTTGAAGTGCCGTCAGCGTGTGCAATATTTCCTTACGAGCTAGCATATACACCGGAAAGTCTCCTTCGTGAAAAATATACTAATCTGGTACAGATTAATCATTTGCCGCGCGGAGGTCATTTCGCTGCATTTGAAGAGCCGGCTCTCTTAGCGgatgatatatttaaatttgtgcaCACGGTTGAAGAGACCAAGAAGAAAAATATGGCTAAAAATATGCCAaacaaagagaagaaaataaaggaaCCTACGAAAATTTGA
- the LOC105204045 gene encoding centrosomal protein of 97 kDa isoform X3, which produces MTGGRMGAEGDPTTIIVYADVYTQETPSTSEHELSVMMSSSDPSSPTQASISTTSFDVLDDARLEKINVTPVTSQLTKPVISPAVNTDADAIEEAVPIVQTTLPVPESVPKLEKNGIEVKTKKSPDEPNDECLINCIYFTQQCCDCTIS; this is translated from the exons ATGACAGGCGGGAGGATGGGAGCAGAAGGAGACCCAACGACAATAATCGTCTACGCAGATGTTTACACGCAGGAAACTCCGAGCACGTCGGAGCATGAGCTCAG CGTGATGATGTCCTCGAGCGACCCATCATCTCCGACGCAGGCATCGATATCCACAACGAGTTTTGATGTGCTAGACGACGCAAGATTGGAGAAGATTAATGTAACTCCTGTAACGTCGCAACTGACGAAACCCGTGATTTCACCGGCCGTGAATACCGATGCCGATGCGATAGAGGAAGCAGTGCCGATCGTGCAGACGACATTACCCGTGCCAGAATCGGTACCAAAACTCGAGAAGAATGGTATCGAGGTGAAAACGAAGAAATCCCCTGACGAGCCGAACGACGAATGCCTCATCAACTgcatttattttacacaacagTGCTGTGACTGCACGATATCTTAA
- the LOC113003800 gene encoding uncharacterized protein LOC113003800, protein MFSDKYERSHVYHELKQMENVKKSLITKPKKPPWMPRKTLFELVNHSLSRLTQPVWNIWLLVGHIKRCLREKIEFQRKRTVAKQILSNGSIKSDQFALTVAIIIHVNLFGKL, encoded by the exons atgtttTCTGACAAGTATGAGCGGTCGCACGTTTACCATGAACTAAAACAAAtggaaaacgtgaaaaaaagcCTCATTACTAAACCAAAAAAGCCTCCTTGGATGCCGAGAAAAACTCTGTTTGA ATTAGTAAATCACAGTTTATCTCGTTTAACGCAACCCGTGTGGAATATTTGGCTACTCGTTGGGCACATTAAAAGATGTTTACGTGAGAAGATTGAATTCCAACGGAAACGGACTGTTGCAAAACAGATTTTATCCAACGGCTCTATTAAAAGCGACCAGTTCGCCTTGACCGTGGCTATAATTATACATGTCAATCTTTTCGGTAAACTGTAA
- the LOC105204045 gene encoding centrosomal protein of 97 kDa isoform X2, whose protein sequence is MFGHGKSRHGGHGKPKNTKKHHVRNWMHSQKKKKQEANLFAVMMSSSDPSSPTQASISTTSFDVLDDARLEKINVTPVTSQLTKPVISPAVNTDADAIEEAVPIVQTTLPVPESVPKLEKNGIEVKTKKSPDEPNDECLINCIYFTQQCCDCTIS, encoded by the exons ATGTTCGGCCACGGCAAGTCGCGGCATGGGGGTCATGGCAAACCGAAGAATACCAAGAAGCATCACGTTCGAAACTGGATGCACtcgcagaaaaagaaaaagcaggAGGCTAACCTCTTTGC CGTGATGATGTCCTCGAGCGACCCATCATCTCCGACGCAGGCATCGATATCCACAACGAGTTTTGATGTGCTAGACGACGCAAGATTGGAGAAGATTAATGTAACTCCTGTAACGTCGCAACTGACGAAACCCGTGATTTCACCGGCCGTGAATACCGATGCCGATGCGATAGAGGAAGCAGTGCCGATCGTGCAGACGACATTACCCGTGCCAGAATCGGTACCAAAACTCGAGAAGAATGGTATCGAGGTGAAAACGAAGAAATCCCCTGACGAGCCGAACGACGAATGCCTCATCAACTgcatttattttacacaacagTGCTGTGACTGCACGATATCTTAA
- the LOC105204045 gene encoding uncharacterized protein LOC105204045 isoform X5, translating into MVEFFRWHAGMARTGGGAGDTLRTRVMMSSSDPSSPTQASISTTSFDVLDDARLEKINVTPVTSQLTKPVISPAVNTDADAIEEAVPIVQTTLPVPESVPKLEKNGIEVKTKKSPDEPNDECLINCIYFTQQCCDCTIS; encoded by the exons ATGGTTGAATTCTTTCGGTGGCACGCAGGAATGGCTCGCACCGGCGGCGGCGCCGGCGACACGCTAAGAACCCG CGTGATGATGTCCTCGAGCGACCCATCATCTCCGACGCAGGCATCGATATCCACAACGAGTTTTGATGTGCTAGACGACGCAAGATTGGAGAAGATTAATGTAACTCCTGTAACGTCGCAACTGACGAAACCCGTGATTTCACCGGCCGTGAATACCGATGCCGATGCGATAGAGGAAGCAGTGCCGATCGTGCAGACGACATTACCCGTGCCAGAATCGGTACCAAAACTCGAGAAGAATGGTATCGAGGTGAAAACGAAGAAATCCCCTGACGAGCCGAACGACGAATGCCTCATCAACTgcatttattttacacaacagTGCTGTGACTGCACGATATCTTAA
- the LOC105204045 gene encoding uncharacterized protein LOC105204045 isoform X4, with protein sequence MFSGFRSDSFTTTVDGARQCTVIALVFQLRVMMSSSDPSSPTQASISTTSFDVLDDARLEKINVTPVTSQLTKPVISPAVNTDADAIEEAVPIVQTTLPVPESVPKLEKNGIEVKTKKSPDEPNDECLINCIYFTQQCCDCTIS encoded by the exons ATGTTCTCAGGGTTCAGGTCGGACAGTTTCACGACGACCGTTGACGGTGCACGGCAGTGCACGGTTATAGCACTCGTTTTCCAGCTCCG CGTGATGATGTCCTCGAGCGACCCATCATCTCCGACGCAGGCATCGATATCCACAACGAGTTTTGATGTGCTAGACGACGCAAGATTGGAGAAGATTAATGTAACTCCTGTAACGTCGCAACTGACGAAACCCGTGATTTCACCGGCCGTGAATACCGATGCCGATGCGATAGAGGAAGCAGTGCCGATCGTGCAGACGACATTACCCGTGCCAGAATCGGTACCAAAACTCGAGAAGAATGGTATCGAGGTGAAAACGAAGAAATCCCCTGACGAGCCGAACGACGAATGCCTCATCAACTgcatttattttacacaacagTGCTGTGACTGCACGATATCTTAA
- the LOC105204045 gene encoding uncharacterized protein LOC105204045 isoform X1, translated as MSDRSIVFQTRSAAANLQTFHTTKIGLLRNMLKQVSFYSTLTAEEKTRTHPCKKTRCVMMSSSDPSSPTQASISTTSFDVLDDARLEKINVTPVTSQLTKPVISPAVNTDADAIEEAVPIVQTTLPVPESVPKLEKNGIEVKTKKSPDEPNDECLINCIYFTQQCCDCTIS; from the exons AT GAGTGATAGGAGTATAGTGTTTCAAACACGAAGTGCTGCGGCAAATTTACAGACATTTCACACGACGAAAATTGGACTCTTGCGAAATATGTTGAAGCAAGTGTCATTTTATTCCACCCTAACTGCGGAGGAAAAGACTCGAACGCACCCTTGCAAGAAGACTAGGTG CGTGATGATGTCCTCGAGCGACCCATCATCTCCGACGCAGGCATCGATATCCACAACGAGTTTTGATGTGCTAGACGACGCAAGATTGGAGAAGATTAATGTAACTCCTGTAACGTCGCAACTGACGAAACCCGTGATTTCACCGGCCGTGAATACCGATGCCGATGCGATAGAGGAAGCAGTGCCGATCGTGCAGACGACATTACCCGTGCCAGAATCGGTACCAAAACTCGAGAAGAATGGTATCGAGGTGAAAACGAAGAAATCCCCTGACGAGCCGAACGACGAATGCCTCATCAACTgcatttattttacacaacagTGCTGTGACTGCACGATATCTTAA